The following are encoded together in the Corynebacterium jeikeium genome:
- a CDS encoding potassium channel family protein: MKYRLRERFRADDEVDELPPHALINIVRIPTSVVQSPWWLIVRRMFYAFLLIMLVAVLAYIDRDAYEGMETFVDALYYSSVSLSTTGYGDVSPQTQNARLVNILIITPARLIFLILLVGTTLSVLTEESRKTFNIRRWRKKMRNHTIVIGYGTKGRSAIAALLADGVSPSQIVVVDTDREVLDQASAQGLVTVQGSATRSDVLKLAGVNRARAVVVAPNQDDTAVLITLSVREIAPAATIVASVRESDNSHLLRQSGADSVVISSETAGRLMGLATVTPSVTEMMEDLLSPDEGFSIAERLVSEEEVGGNPRVLEDVVLGVVRSGELYRIDSSEAETIEPGDRVLYVRSNPGADDTLGTK, translated from the coding sequence ATGAAGTACCGGCTGCGCGAGCGCTTCCGTGCCGACGATGAAGTCGATGAGCTACCGCCGCACGCGCTAATCAACATCGTCCGTATCCCGACCTCAGTGGTCCAAAGCCCCTGGTGGCTCATTGTCCGGCGAATGTTCTACGCCTTCCTGCTGATAATGCTTGTTGCGGTGTTGGCCTACATCGACCGGGATGCGTACGAGGGGATGGAAACGTTTGTAGACGCCCTGTACTACTCGTCGGTATCCCTGTCGACCACGGGCTACGGCGACGTCTCGCCGCAGACGCAAAACGCGCGACTCGTCAACATCCTCATCATTACTCCGGCCCGCCTGATCTTCCTGATCCTGCTGGTCGGAACTACGCTGTCCGTCCTTACTGAAGAGTCCCGCAAGACTTTCAACATTCGCCGCTGGAGGAAGAAAATGCGCAACCACACCATCGTCATCGGCTATGGCACCAAGGGGCGCTCCGCTATCGCAGCACTCTTGGCCGACGGTGTATCGCCCTCGCAGATCGTGGTGGTGGATACGGACCGCGAGGTGCTGGACCAGGCCTCCGCACAGGGACTGGTGACCGTGCAGGGCTCGGCCACCCGATCCGACGTGCTGAAGCTCGCCGGCGTTAACCGCGCCCGCGCCGTCGTCGTAGCCCCGAACCAGGACGATACCGCAGTGCTGATCACCCTTTCGGTGCGAGAGATCGCCCCAGCGGCAACCATTGTCGCCAGCGTGCGAGAATCCGATAACTCGCACCTGCTCCGCCAGTCCGGTGCGGACTCTGTGGTGATTTCCTCCGAAACTGCCGGCCGTCTGATGGGACTGGCCACCGTCACCCCGTCGGTGACGGAGATGATGGAGGATCTACTGTCTCCCGATGAAGGCTTCTCCATCGCCGAGCGGCTGGTCAGCGAGGAAGAGGTTGGCGGCAACCCGCGCGTGCTGGAAGACGTGGTGCTGGGTGTGGTGCGCTCCGGCGAGCTGTATCGCATTGACTCCTCCGAAGCGGAAACGATCGAGCCGGGCGACCGCGTGCTGTACGTGCGCTCCAACCCGGGAGCCGACGACACCCTCGGCACGAAGTAG
- a CDS encoding UvrD-helicase domain-containing protein: protein MDSNRHIFSPQELSQLMGQKFAPTDEQADVIQAGPFGNFLVVAGAGAGKTETMAARAVWMVANGYARPEQILGLTFTRKAAAELGERIRQRLQTLAGSAFMDQLSADDPRREVLKNIAPAVATYDSYAGDIVREYGLLIPSEPAARLITDAERWMVARDVVINSGDSLTTQTAVSSVIADVCALSDEMDNHLVGIAAVEQESAAAKKLLEELPKGPRSKKEFTDENTKFRDTQQYRIELLKLVQKFRETLQECDLLTFGQQMSKAATLVRDHEVVGQDQRRRFRVVMLDEYQDTGHAQRVMLRSLFGDGRAGEGSFSAMAVGDPMQSIYQFRGATASNLEKFRTDFPNAAGEPAEKLQLLTSWRNPTMVLDMANRVSTWSMERSTESTGRLVSELRPRPGATEGESAVAFFDEREQELDWLADKLQSQWRDHQRKLETADDPAKVKPFSAAVLVTVNKDAVPIYEKLVERGVPADMTAGPGLLYIPEVADVFAMLRVLVDPTDDVALLRLLTGPRWNIGAADLAVLTRRAEQIAKRGAGEAGAVDDAAMERQRQENIELLRTPGVRDELIEEVLEAIPNATEFSVGLIDALADLTDAEQMGMSAEGSRRLAQLGRELGYLRRHSLGKNLPDLVADIEKMLGVRTEVLTRWHRRPEQAIGTSHLDKFAQIVRDVSRTGSATPKALVEYLLAAQSEEDGLDPGEVQRKDNTVQILTVHKAKGLEWDIVAVPHASRERYGDYSQPRSESAWTIKARVLPSSLRGDAGDDPGAYPTLVTDDAEDRSGHTKAYKEFNKQVSRFRAKENDRLFYVAITRSERVLFVSGSAFKESASKGNDPSICLTLLHEYLEQSGVAANVEHWSGMGMYYKDLDTRLDNPDLPLEDKLMLPTPQINGERGDYEEERKERDTVATAGASWPSPAPAMTRPGVAEGAEQVRKEIEAVSQQEEQDGQSRPAPGATADGAPTTLAEAWDLETNLLLEEFSAMDNAELVVPLNVRMTATEAVSLRKDNQEFALRARRPIPLEPKPYAKRGTAFHNWVEERYKQVSLLDEDQLPGASDATLEDPYLETLKDAFLRSEWADRQPESVEGAYSVTIGGHVFEGRIDAVFHDGTDPTAGWIVVDWKTGRKPTGADMDAAAMQLAVYRLAWAKLLSAKLGVEVPAENVRAAFHYVAANETYEPRTLLSADELEGMLGGVTKKTTQGDHEQ, encoded by the coding sequence ATGGATAGCAACCGACACATCTTTAGCCCCCAAGAGCTATCCCAGCTGATGGGGCAGAAGTTTGCTCCGACTGACGAGCAGGCGGACGTTATCCAGGCCGGTCCGTTCGGTAATTTCCTTGTCGTCGCCGGCGCTGGTGCAGGTAAGACCGAAACAATGGCAGCGCGTGCAGTGTGGATGGTGGCCAACGGCTACGCCCGGCCCGAGCAGATCCTGGGGTTGACCTTTACCCGCAAGGCTGCGGCTGAACTTGGCGAACGTATTCGCCAACGTCTGCAAACCCTCGCGGGAAGCGCTTTCATGGACCAGCTGTCGGCTGACGATCCGCGGCGCGAAGTGCTGAAGAATATTGCACCGGCGGTGGCTACCTACGATTCCTATGCGGGGGACATCGTCCGCGAATACGGTCTGCTGATTCCCTCGGAGCCAGCCGCCCGCCTCATTACGGACGCCGAACGGTGGATGGTGGCCCGCGACGTGGTGATCAACTCTGGTGATTCGCTCACCACGCAGACCGCCGTGTCCAGCGTGATCGCAGACGTGTGCGCTCTTTCGGATGAGATGGACAACCACCTGGTCGGTATTGCAGCGGTCGAGCAGGAAAGCGCGGCAGCGAAGAAGCTCTTGGAAGAGCTGCCCAAGGGGCCGCGAAGCAAGAAAGAATTCACGGACGAAAACACGAAGTTTCGCGACACCCAGCAATACCGCATCGAGTTGTTGAAGCTGGTGCAGAAGTTCCGCGAGACCCTGCAGGAGTGCGACCTACTGACTTTCGGGCAGCAGATGAGTAAAGCGGCGACGCTCGTGCGCGACCACGAAGTCGTGGGGCAAGACCAGCGCCGCCGCTTCCGGGTGGTGATGTTGGATGAATATCAGGACACCGGCCACGCACAGCGCGTAATGCTGCGTTCGTTGTTTGGCGATGGGCGAGCGGGCGAGGGAAGCTTTTCCGCAATGGCAGTGGGCGACCCAATGCAGTCGATCTACCAATTCCGTGGAGCGACGGCCTCCAACTTGGAGAAATTCCGAACCGACTTCCCCAACGCGGCCGGAGAACCAGCCGAGAAGCTGCAGCTGTTGACCTCCTGGCGCAACCCCACCATGGTGCTGGACATGGCCAACAGGGTCTCTACGTGGTCCATGGAGCGCAGCACCGAAAGTACTGGACGCCTGGTCTCCGAGCTGCGCCCGCGCCCCGGAGCCACAGAAGGCGAATCGGCGGTGGCATTTTTCGACGAGCGGGAGCAGGAGCTCGACTGGCTAGCCGACAAGCTGCAAAGTCAGTGGCGGGACCACCAGCGGAAGTTGGAGACCGCCGACGATCCTGCGAAGGTTAAGCCCTTTTCCGCCGCCGTGTTGGTAACGGTCAACAAAGACGCAGTTCCGATTTACGAAAAACTCGTGGAGCGCGGCGTGCCCGCGGACATGACGGCGGGGCCGGGATTGTTGTATATCCCCGAGGTCGCAGATGTGTTCGCAATGCTGCGGGTGCTCGTAGACCCAACCGATGATGTGGCCCTGCTGCGCTTATTGACCGGCCCGCGATGGAACATCGGAGCCGCTGACCTTGCAGTGCTCACGCGCCGGGCGGAGCAGATCGCCAAACGCGGAGCCGGGGAAGCGGGTGCCGTCGACGACGCTGCAATGGAACGGCAGCGCCAGGAGAACATCGAGCTGCTCCGCACTCCTGGAGTGCGCGACGAGTTGATCGAGGAAGTGCTAGAGGCCATCCCGAACGCTACGGAGTTCTCCGTGGGGCTGATCGATGCGCTCGCTGATCTGACCGACGCAGAGCAGATGGGAATGTCGGCCGAAGGCTCCCGCAGACTGGCACAACTCGGCCGGGAGCTTGGATACCTGCGCCGTCATAGCCTGGGTAAGAACCTTCCAGATCTGGTGGCAGACATTGAGAAGATGCTCGGGGTGCGCACGGAGGTCTTGACGCGCTGGCACCGCCGCCCCGAGCAGGCGATCGGCACCAGCCATCTGGATAAGTTCGCGCAGATTGTGCGGGACGTTTCCCGCACAGGTAGCGCCACCCCTAAGGCATTGGTGGAGTACCTACTAGCCGCTCAATCGGAAGAAGATGGTCTGGATCCGGGTGAGGTGCAGCGCAAGGACAATACGGTCCAGATCCTCACCGTCCACAAGGCCAAGGGGTTGGAGTGGGACATTGTCGCCGTGCCGCATGCCTCGCGCGAACGTTACGGGGACTACTCCCAGCCTCGAAGCGAGTCCGCGTGGACCATCAAGGCGAGAGTGCTGCCGAGCAGCCTACGCGGCGATGCGGGCGACGACCCAGGGGCATATCCGACACTGGTGACTGACGATGCAGAAGACCGAAGCGGACACACCAAGGCATACAAGGAGTTCAACAAACAGGTGAGCCGCTTCCGAGCCAAAGAGAACGACCGCCTGTTCTACGTGGCCATCACCCGTTCCGAGCGAGTGCTCTTCGTCAGCGGTTCGGCCTTTAAAGAGTCGGCAAGCAAGGGTAACGACCCATCAATCTGCCTCACCCTGCTGCACGAATACCTGGAGCAGAGCGGGGTTGCAGCCAACGTAGAGCATTGGTCCGGCATGGGAATGTACTACAAAGACTTGGATACGCGGTTAGACAACCCGGACTTGCCCCTAGAGGACAAGCTCATGCTTCCCACCCCGCAGATAAACGGGGAGCGGGGAGACTACGAGGAAGAGCGTAAGGAACGCGACACGGTGGCGACCGCCGGCGCTAGCTGGCCCAGCCCGGCTCCCGCAATGACTCGCCCCGGTGTGGCCGAAGGCGCCGAGCAAGTGCGCAAGGAAATCGAAGCTGTCTCCCAACAGGAAGAACAAGACGGACAGAGCCGACCAGCGCCAGGCGCCACTGCGGATGGAGCGCCGACCACACTGGCCGAAGCCTGGGATCTCGAAACAAACCTGCTACTTGAGGAGTTCTCGGCGATGGACAACGCCGAGCTAGTGGTTCCGCTGAATGTCCGCATGACCGCCACCGAGGCTGTCAGCCTGCGCAAGGACAACCAGGAGTTCGCTCTGCGCGCCCGTCGCCCGATTCCGTTGGAGCCGAAGCCCTATGCCAAGCGCGGCACCGCCTTCCACAACTGGGTGGAGGAACGCTACAAGCAGGTCAGCCTGCTGGACGAAGATCAGCTCCCTGGCGCCTCCGACGCAACCCTGGAAGACCCCTACCTCGAAACGCTGAAGGATGCCTTCCTGCGCTCCGAGTGGGCAGACCGCCAACCCGAGAGCGTGGAAGGGGCGTACTCTGTCACCATCGGCGGCCACGTGTTCGAAGGCCGAATCGACGCGGTCTTCCACGACGGAACCGATCCCACCGCCGGATGGATCGTTGTGGACTGGAAGACCGGACGCAAACCCACCGGCGCGGACATGGACGCAGCCGCCATGCAGCTGGCCGTCTACCGGCTCGCCTGGGCCAAACTGCTCAGCGCAAAACTGGGGGTGGAGGTGCCCGCCGAGAACGTCCGGGCTGCGTTCCACTATGTCGCGGCAAATGAAACCTATGAACCGCGTACACTACTGTCTGCAGACGAGCTCGAAGGGATGCTTGGGGGCGTCACTAAAAAGACCACCCAAGGCGACCACGAGCAGTGA
- a CDS encoding ATP-dependent DNA helicase, translated as MDRDRLKNSPENSLNSPNYDLEKRLGASGNPKVRLGQPTDAIRPPERFDGLAGALVEGSTRVDYSRPYAVLGGPGTGKTSLLISAARDFLLQGGSASEIMFFAPSKESATAVRAALYQRMAGEGDYAASGTFVRSVHSWAFAFYRSVQTLRGQKQPRLITGAEHDMQIREILRGTEEDGNRYWPTNVVPALSYAGFAQQLRDLLLRATERGLSAQQLQQLGVEHDRPMWEAAGRFQQEYQQVQRLSRSESLNASELLHATLAAFEKPEGEQLVEQQREKVKLLLVDDAHNLDPASARLIESFMVPGTRTLIAGDPDQCVFHFRGADEAFLDSYSQDPDHRVVLSASYRLTPPAAQSVNALRRHLGAQPSRVELRSADSGDFTSGGSTGAETVQVTITPTETAERLKIVDVVRRAHIEQQVAWDDIAVIVRGTGSIARVRRTLMAYGVPVKVDPTSVVLAEQPLARMLLLAAEASYRTLTVAEMHSVLEGSVGGADPVMVRRVHRAVALAIRSAQMAGQVAGQAAGQTLRAHEDGRPFQAADYVTELLNHPGDPANQWITSHCGPREKEVIQRVSTVLEAGRQAWKNNQGTEMVLWKIWQATKLDMHLRAQALKGGSLGAQADADLDAVMSLFDILGDFAERNPHAQMESFVENLRAQKVPTGGRDQRGVRAGAVEILPAHAAAGRQWKVVAIAGVQEGEWPTGPTVGGLFGQLELVDLLDRGIDPSVPVARINDAIEEERRLFLLALSRATDSVHVTCVRNSGDEALVPSRFIAEMGVEPTELATADEAEGAEEAETSVGRKVSGSGAGALPRVLAIDSLLAELRDAVTDPNRPGHERRAAARNLAKMARAGVYGAAPEDWWGTAEPSTDARVLAGDKIRLSPSKLESWNTCALRAFLDSNGGVSESTEAMRVGIFIHAIAEQIVQGMELDEAQLAVREILPHVLDGPAWKNTQTVERWEGGVNKLHGFIAGYRDKEFELETERTLRARVGQTPDGVEVTLSGRADLLATNPEDGLTKVIDFKTGKTAVTKNAAAESPQLSAYQFLLPLNERSGGSAQKYRPGGAALVYPGTQTKTITERNQAELTEEQLSGVHDQLMEIAPVTAGPTYLATPNDGCRHCDFKTICPAQDEGNQVI; from the coding sequence ATGGACCGCGACAGGCTAAAGAACTCGCCCGAAAACTCACTCAATAGCCCCAACTACGATCTCGAAAAACGCCTGGGAGCCAGTGGGAACCCAAAGGTGCGGTTGGGGCAGCCCACGGATGCGATACGGCCACCGGAGCGCTTCGACGGGCTCGCCGGAGCCTTGGTGGAAGGCTCCACGCGGGTTGATTATTCTCGACCCTACGCAGTCCTCGGTGGGCCGGGCACGGGCAAGACGTCGCTGTTGATCTCTGCGGCGCGAGACTTTTTGCTGCAGGGGGGATCGGCGTCCGAAATAATGTTCTTCGCACCGTCGAAGGAGTCGGCGACGGCCGTGCGTGCGGCGTTGTACCAGCGCATGGCGGGGGAGGGCGACTACGCTGCGTCCGGCACGTTCGTGCGTTCCGTGCACTCGTGGGCCTTTGCGTTCTATCGCAGTGTGCAGACTCTGCGCGGGCAGAAGCAGCCGCGGTTGATTACGGGTGCGGAACACGACATGCAGATCCGAGAGATTCTGCGGGGGACCGAGGAGGACGGCAACCGGTACTGGCCCACCAACGTTGTCCCCGCACTGAGCTACGCGGGGTTTGCCCAGCAGCTGCGCGACCTGCTGCTGCGTGCCACGGAACGTGGTTTATCAGCGCAGCAGCTGCAGCAGCTAGGGGTCGAACACGATCGCCCGATGTGGGAGGCCGCAGGGCGCTTCCAGCAGGAATACCAGCAGGTCCAGCGCCTGAGCCGCTCGGAAAGCCTGAACGCCTCCGAGCTGTTGCACGCGACCCTGGCTGCTTTCGAGAAGCCGGAGGGCGAGCAACTGGTCGAGCAGCAGCGGGAGAAGGTGAAGCTGCTGCTGGTCGACGATGCGCACAATCTGGACCCGGCTTCGGCCCGGCTGATCGAGAGCTTTATGGTGCCAGGAACCCGTACCCTCATCGCGGGCGATCCGGACCAGTGCGTGTTCCACTTCCGCGGGGCGGACGAGGCTTTCCTGGATTCCTACTCGCAGGACCCGGACCACCGGGTGGTTCTGAGCGCTTCTTATCGTTTGACGCCACCTGCGGCCCAGTCCGTGAACGCCCTCCGTAGGCATTTGGGTGCTCAGCCAAGCCGCGTGGAGCTGCGCTCTGCCGATTCGGGAGACTTTACGAGCGGAGGCTCCACAGGCGCCGAGACCGTGCAGGTGACGATCACCCCGACGGAGACCGCCGAGCGACTGAAGATTGTAGATGTGGTGCGGCGGGCGCACATCGAACAGCAAGTTGCGTGGGACGACATCGCGGTAATCGTGCGTGGCACCGGCAGCATTGCGAGAGTGCGCAGGACTCTGATGGCCTATGGCGTGCCGGTGAAGGTGGACCCTACCTCCGTGGTGCTGGCGGAGCAACCCCTGGCGCGAATGCTGCTGCTGGCAGCAGAGGCGAGCTACCGGACCCTCACGGTGGCGGAGATGCACAGTGTGTTGGAGGGAAGTGTGGGAGGCGCGGACCCGGTGATGGTGCGCCGCGTGCACCGTGCGGTAGCCCTGGCCATCCGTTCTGCGCAGATGGCTGGGCAGGTGGCCGGGCAGGCAGCTGGGCAGACGCTGCGAGCCCACGAGGACGGCAGGCCTTTCCAAGCCGCGGACTACGTCACGGAGCTACTGAACCACCCCGGAGACCCAGCGAATCAGTGGATTACCAGCCACTGTGGGCCGCGCGAGAAGGAGGTCATCCAGCGCGTGTCCACCGTCTTGGAGGCCGGGCGACAGGCGTGGAAGAACAACCAAGGCACGGAGATGGTGCTGTGGAAGATCTGGCAGGCCACCAAGCTGGATATGCATCTGCGCGCTCAAGCGCTGAAGGGCGGATCGCTTGGTGCGCAAGCCGACGCGGACCTGGACGCGGTCATGAGCTTGTTCGACATTCTGGGCGACTTCGCGGAGCGCAATCCGCATGCGCAGATGGAGAGCTTCGTAGAGAACCTCCGCGCTCAGAAAGTGCCCACCGGCGGACGCGACCAGCGGGGCGTGCGCGCCGGAGCAGTGGAAATTCTGCCTGCCCACGCGGCAGCAGGGCGCCAGTGGAAGGTGGTGGCCATTGCCGGGGTGCAGGAAGGCGAGTGGCCGACCGGCCCGACCGTCGGAGGGCTTTTCGGCCAGCTGGAGCTTGTGGATCTGCTGGACCGGGGGATCGACCCGAGTGTGCCGGTGGCGCGCATCAACGATGCGATTGAGGAAGAGCGCCGGCTCTTCCTGCTAGCACTCAGCCGCGCGACGGATAGTGTGCACGTGACCTGCGTGCGGAACTCCGGCGATGAGGCGCTGGTGCCGTCGAGGTTCATCGCCGAGATGGGAGTGGAACCCACGGAACTGGCTACAGCCGACGAAGCGGAAGGGGCGGAGGAAGCGGAGACTTCAGTGGGGCGCAAGGTCTCCGGTTCCGGGGCGGGCGCGCTGCCACGCGTGTTGGCCATCGATTCCCTGCTGGCGGAGTTACGCGATGCTGTCACCGACCCCAACCGCCCAGGCCACGAGCGTCGCGCGGCGGCGCGGAATCTGGCCAAGATGGCACGGGCCGGGGTGTACGGTGCCGCTCCCGAAGACTGGTGGGGCACGGCGGAGCCCTCCACGGACGCGCGAGTGCTGGCTGGCGACAAGATTCGGTTGAGCCCTTCCAAGCTGGAGAGCTGGAACACCTGTGCTTTGCGAGCCTTCCTGGACAGCAATGGCGGGGTGAGTGAATCCACGGAGGCGATGCGCGTGGGTATTTTCATTCACGCCATTGCAGAACAGATCGTGCAGGGAATGGAGCTCGACGAGGCGCAGCTGGCCGTCCGCGAAATTCTGCCGCACGTGCTCGACGGACCAGCGTGGAAGAACACGCAAACGGTGGAGCGCTGGGAAGGTGGCGTCAATAAACTGCATGGCTTCATTGCCGGCTACAGAGACAAAGAATTCGAGCTCGAGACTGAGCGAACGCTACGGGCGCGCGTTGGGCAGACACCCGACGGAGTTGAGGTGACGCTGAGCGGGCGCGCGGATCTGCTGGCCACGAATCCGGAGGACGGGCTGACAAAGGTGATCGACTTCAAAACCGGCAAGACCGCGGTGACGAAGAACGCTGCGGCGGAGAGTCCGCAGCTAAGTGCGTACCAATTCCTACTGCCACTCAACGAGCGTTCCGGTGGTTCAGCGCAAAAGTACCGTCCCGGGGGTGCAGCGCTGGTGTACCCAGGCACCCAGACCAAGACGATTACCGAAAGAAACCAGGCAGAGCTGACGGAAGAGCAATTAAGCGGAGTACACGACCAGCTTATGGAGATCGCACCGGTGACTGCGGGGCCGACATACCTGGCCACACCAAACGACGGGTGTAGGCATTGCGACTTCAAGACGATCTGCCCCGCGCAAGACGAAGGAAACCAGGTGATTTAA
- a CDS encoding TIGR02569 family protein: MINDDSHSDFNSPPPAHILASFQVPSAHPVLLEQEWSQGWRCDRAVISRTDEPARAAWIAKIMSKVRPAGVSMSRPIFSSDGRFSVSGWRARTFMSGHQSPRFDEMVAAALRLNEALRGEKKPTFLAPPVAGEKWNEHDLFAAADQAAFAEDPAEWVTPVLAPESVPRDDVAAALVKAANLAELREPIVEADQLVHGDIAGCTIFDGTADPIVTDLYPAWHPAAWSVALLIVDTMAWGNAPDALLDRWAHLPDFTQLVLRAVMYRLFLHAMLPNSLPESWEGLARVADVVAAWVATREG; the protein is encoded by the coding sequence ATGATCAACGACGATTCTCACAGCGACTTCAACTCCCCACCGCCGGCGCATATCCTGGCCAGCTTTCAGGTGCCTTCGGCACATCCGGTGCTGCTGGAACAGGAGTGGAGCCAGGGATGGCGCTGCGACAGGGCGGTGATATCCCGGACCGACGAACCGGCGCGGGCGGCGTGGATCGCCAAGATCATGTCGAAAGTGCGCCCGGCGGGGGTTTCCATGTCGCGGCCCATCTTCTCTTCCGACGGGCGCTTCAGCGTGTCCGGTTGGCGGGCGCGGACCTTCATGTCCGGCCACCAGTCTCCGCGTTTCGATGAGATGGTGGCGGCCGCCCTACGCCTGAACGAGGCCCTGCGTGGTGAAAAGAAGCCGACCTTCCTGGCGCCGCCTGTGGCAGGGGAGAAATGGAACGAACACGATCTTTTCGCCGCGGCGGATCAGGCCGCATTCGCCGAGGACCCGGCGGAATGGGTCACCCCGGTGCTGGCGCCCGAGAGCGTGCCCCGGGATGACGTGGCCGCCGCACTGGTGAAGGCAGCTAACCTTGCTGAACTGCGCGAACCGATTGTGGAGGCCGACCAGTTGGTGCACGGCGACATCGCCGGATGCACTATCTTCGACGGCACCGCTGATCCCATCGTCACGGACCTTTATCCGGCGTGGCACCCGGCCGCCTGGAGTGTCGCACTGTTGATCGTGGACACGATGGCCTGGGGCAACGCGCCGGATGCGCTATTGGACCGCTGGGCGCACCTGCCCGACTTCACGCAACTGGTGTTGCGCGCGGTGATGTACCGACTGTTCTTGCACGCCATGTTACCGAACTCGCTGCCGGAATCGTGGGAGGGCCTGGCACGCGTGGCCGACGTTGTGGCGGCCTGGGTGGCTACACGAGAAGGCTAG
- a CDS encoding DUF3152 domain-containing protein produces the protein MSSGSNVERHPIPPARKLAPRATEEEVREPQRGRFSFRSVVLITAAFVLVTLLVMYSILHGLGDDEDTQATGEVAVTSSDDGGVAGAEDGDYEGLEFGSLPPGGKYTKKGSGKFRTVGEPGKTFGKGKKKFTYVVEVETTLKSSAYGGDDAFAAMVDATLANPKSWVGDPQYSFQHVDEKKLPKGKEPDMRIQLTSPETTAATCGDSYGIETSCNYPGERRVVLNEARWVRGAIPFEGDLGAYRQYMINHEVGHGIGHKAHVPCSKDGALAPIMMQQTISLNNAEIYKINPDKAFKGNSNTCKVNPWVFPFGYKNSK, from the coding sequence ATGAGTAGCGGCAGTAACGTAGAGCGCCATCCGATCCCTCCGGCGCGGAAGCTTGCACCGAGAGCGACTGAAGAAGAGGTGCGGGAGCCTCAGCGCGGGCGGTTTAGCTTCCGCAGTGTAGTGCTGATTACTGCTGCTTTTGTGCTCGTCACTTTGTTGGTTATGTACAGCATTCTGCATGGCCTGGGGGACGACGAAGACACGCAGGCCACCGGCGAAGTGGCGGTTACTAGCAGCGATGACGGTGGCGTGGCCGGCGCCGAAGACGGTGATTACGAGGGGCTGGAGTTCGGCTCGCTGCCCCCGGGAGGCAAGTACACGAAGAAGGGGAGCGGCAAATTCCGCACCGTAGGCGAGCCCGGCAAGACCTTTGGCAAGGGGAAAAAGAAGTTCACCTATGTTGTGGAGGTTGAGACGACATTGAAGTCCTCTGCCTACGGTGGCGACGATGCCTTTGCTGCGATGGTGGATGCCACCCTGGCCAACCCGAAGTCATGGGTGGGCGATCCGCAGTACTCCTTCCAGCACGTGGACGAGAAGAAGCTGCCGAAGGGGAAGGAGCCGGATATGCGGATCCAGTTGACCTCCCCAGAGACCACCGCCGCGACCTGTGGGGATAGCTATGGCATTGAGACTAGCTGCAACTATCCGGGCGAACGCCGGGTTGTCCTCAACGAGGCACGTTGGGTGCGCGGTGCCATTCCCTTTGAAGGGGATCTAGGAGCCTACCGGCAGTACATGATTAACCACGAGGTCGGCCACGGAATCGGGCACAAAGCACACGTCCCGTGCTCCAAGGATGGCGCACTGGCGCCGATTATGATGCAACAGACCATCAGCCTGAACAACGCTGAGATCTATAAAATCAACCCAGACAAGGCCTTCAAGGGCAATTCGAATACCTGCAAGGTAAACCCGTGGGTGTTCCCGTTCGGGTACAAGAACAGTAAATAA
- a CDS encoding DUF3107 domain-containing protein, which produces MQIKVGFVHNARELAITIDAKSGQAKSQDEYVAEIESFLRSGENETLTIEGAKGARYVLVRGQIAYVEVGAEAKNSVGFVS; this is translated from the coding sequence ATGCAGATCAAGGTCGGATTCGTACACAACGCCCGCGAGCTGGCTATCACCATTGACGCCAAGAGCGGGCAGGCTAAGTCCCAGGACGAGTACGTAGCAGAGATCGAGAGCTTCCTGCGTTCCGGCGAGAATGAGACGCTGACCATCGAAGGTGCCAAGGGGGCACGCTACGTGCTGGTTCGCGGACAGATCGCATACGTGGAGGTCGGCGCTGAGGCCAAGAACTCCGTCGGCTTCGTAAGCTAA